A window of the Bombina bombina isolate aBomBom1 chromosome 3, aBomBom1.pri, whole genome shotgun sequence genome harbors these coding sequences:
- the LOC128651549 gene encoding histone H2A, sperm-like, whose protein sequence is MSGRGKKVTKPAAGKTSKSAKAGLQFPVGRIHRFLRKGNYAERIGSGSAIYMAATLEYLCAEVLELAGNAARDNKKSRILPRHIQLAVRNDEELAKLFDGITIADGGVLPNIHAQLLPKKTFKGSTQEPKVAESQDF, encoded by the coding sequence ATGTCTGGTCGTGGAAAGAAGGTCACCAAGCCTGCAGCTGGCAAGACATCCAAATCCGCTAAGGCCGGTCTCCAGTTCCCAGTTGGCCGTATCCACAGGTTCCTGAGGAAGGGAAACTATGCAGAGCGGATTGGGTCTGGATCTGCTATCTACATGGCAGCTACTCTGGAATATCTCTGCGCAGAGGTTTTAGAGCTGGCAGGAAATGCTGCCAGAGACAACAAGAAATCCAGGATTTTACCCAGGCACATCCAGCTGGCAGTCAGGAATGATGAGGAACTGGCTAAGCTATTTGATGGCATCACTATTGCTGATGGGGGTGTCTTGCCAAACATCCATGCCCAGCTTCTACCAAAGAAAACCTTTAAAGGATCAACACAAGAACCTAAAGTTGCTGAATCCCAGGACTTTTAA
- the LOC128651550 gene encoding histone H2A, sperm-like yields the protein MSGRGKKVTKPAAGKTSKSAKAGLQFPVGRIHRFLKKGNYAERIGSGSAIYMAATLEYLCAEVLELAGNAARDNKKSRILPRHIQLAVRNDEELAKLFDGITIADGGVLPNIHAQLLPKKTFKGSSSQEPKAAESQDF from the coding sequence ATGTCTGGTCGTGGAAAGAAGGTCACCAAGCCTGCAGCTGGCAAGACATCCAAATCCGCTAAGGCAGGTCTCCAGTTCCCAGTTGGCCGTATCCACAGGTTCCTGAAGAAGGGAAACTATGCAGAGCGGATTGGGTCTGGATCTGCTATCTACATGGCAGCTACTCTGGAATATCTCTGCGCAGAGGTCTTAGAGCTGGCAGGAAATGCTGCCAGAGACAACAAGAAATCCAGGATTTTACCCAGGCACATCCAGCTGGCAGTCAGGAATGATGAGGAACTGGCTAAGCTGTTTGATGGCATCACTATTGCTGATGGGGGTGTCTTGCCAAACATCCATGCCCAGCTTCTACCAAAGAAAACCTTTAAAGGCTCCTCATCACAAGAACCTAAAGCTGCTGAATCCCAGGACTTTTAA